Proteins from a single region of Rhizobiales bacterium GAS188:
- a CDS encoding transcriptional regulator, RpiR family, with amino-acid sequence MTVKMPPETYEALIRVIHDRYEEMSNSYQKIALHLTHNPNDVAVISVHAIAEKCGVHASGFVRFAQSLGYRGFKELQAVFRRRLSTAAPGFDARVKALEEELGARVDRSEMGFLRDLVVRDISSLQDLLTGTTAEQIADAARLMEEADTIYLIGQLRSIPVVELLRYVLTMLGKRAVLLDAGGGIATHVARLIRPTDLLLAVSFRFYANEVVNVVEETAARGVPIVAISDSTLSPLAKNSRVLFAVPEHEYTFSRSLAAPMCLAQALTIALASRLQTEPDRPRIPIVTQS; translated from the coding sequence ATGACCGTGAAGATGCCGCCGGAGACCTACGAAGCCCTCATCCGCGTCATCCACGATCGTTATGAGGAGATGAGCAACTCCTATCAGAAGATCGCCCTCCATCTCACGCACAACCCCAACGACGTTGCGGTGATCTCCGTCCACGCCATCGCCGAGAAATGCGGCGTGCACGCCTCCGGCTTCGTGCGCTTCGCGCAGTCTCTCGGCTACCGTGGCTTCAAGGAGCTGCAGGCGGTCTTTCGGCGCCGCCTTTCGACGGCCGCTCCGGGCTTCGACGCCCGCGTCAAGGCATTGGAGGAGGAACTCGGCGCACGCGTGGACCGCAGCGAGATGGGCTTCCTGCGCGACCTCGTGGTACGCGACATCTCCTCGCTGCAGGATCTCTTGACCGGCACGACGGCCGAGCAGATCGCCGACGCGGCCCGCCTGATGGAGGAAGCCGACACGATCTACCTCATCGGCCAGCTCCGCTCGATCCCGGTGGTGGAGCTCCTGCGCTATGTGCTCACCATGCTGGGCAAGCGTGCCGTGCTTCTCGACGCCGGCGGCGGCATTGCGACGCATGTGGCCAGGTTGATCAGGCCGACCGACCTCCTCCTCGCCGTCTCATTCCGCTTCTACGCGAACGAAGTGGTGAATGTCGTAGAGGAAACGGCCGCGCGCGGCGTGCCGATCGTGGCGATCAGCGACAGCACGCTGTCGCCGCTTGCCAAGAACAGCCGGGTGCTCTTCGCCGTGCCCGAGCACGAATACACCTTCTCCCGCTCGCTCGCCGCGCCGATGTGCCTCGCGCAGGCGCTGACCATCGCGCTCGCCTCGCGACTTCAGACGGAGCCAGACCGGCCCCGCATTCCGATCGTTACCCAGAGCTAG
- a CDS encoding NAD(P)-dependent dehydrogenase, short-chain alcohol dehydrogenase family — protein MNRMDGKICVIAGATQGLGAAIARRLAAAGAAGIVVTGRNEARGKGVADGITARYGTPALFLRADLGSVAETDKRFGHAHVLVNAGALTERGTILSTTPELFDRMFATNVRGPFFLMQEAIKLMIRDGIEGAICNIGSFSALSGQPFINPYCASKGALTTLTANTAFSVMGNRIRVNQLNVGWMASDNELELQAAEKGDPNWMEKAVESLPFGRLVDPEEAARAVNFLVSDDAGLMTGSIVNFDQSVWGAVAGGMPVPDGPMKLPA, from the coding sequence ATGAACAGGATGGACGGCAAGATCTGCGTGATCGCGGGCGCGACGCAGGGTCTCGGCGCGGCGATCGCGCGGCGGCTTGCGGCCGCGGGAGCCGCGGGGATCGTCGTCACCGGGCGCAATGAGGCGCGCGGCAAGGGGGTGGCAGATGGAATCACCGCGAGATACGGCACACCGGCCCTCTTCCTGCGCGCCGACCTTGGCTCGGTCGCCGAGACCGACAAGCGCTTCGGCCATGCGCATGTGCTGGTGAATGCCGGCGCGCTGACCGAGCGCGGGACGATCCTGAGCACGACCCCCGAGCTTTTCGACCGGATGTTCGCGACCAATGTTCGCGGGCCCTTCTTCCTGATGCAGGAAGCGATCAAGCTGATGATCCGCGACGGCATCGAAGGTGCAATCTGCAATATCGGCTCGTTCTCGGCGCTTTCCGGCCAGCCCTTCATCAACCCCTACTGCGCCTCGAAGGGGGCGCTGACCACGCTTACCGCCAACACCGCCTTCTCGGTGATGGGCAACCGCATCCGGGTGAACCAGCTCAATGTCGGTTGGATGGCATCGGACAACGAGCTGGAGCTCCAGGCGGCCGAAAAGGGCGATCCGAACTGGATGGAGAAGGCGGTGGAGAGTCTTCCCTTCGGCCGGCTCGTCGACCCAGAGGAGGCGGCGCGGGCCGTGAACTTCCTCGTTTCCGACGATGCCGGGCTGATGACCGGCTCCATCGTCAATTTCGACCAGTCCGTCTGGGGCGCGGTGGCAGGCGGCATGCCTGTGCCCGACGGGCCGATGAAGCTTCCCGCTTGA